The proteins below come from a single Natrinema sp. SYSU A 869 genomic window:
- a CDS encoding PGF-CTERM sorting domain-containing protein has protein sequence MNRGATLLVALLVVASTVTMAAAAGATTTQVESETTTQTETEANTTADADSDGELDSSTQVDSETSTDSSTSREMESTAHSDSETSVEGESETETEGESETSVEGESETSVDIDSNTTADAESKTSVEAEAEAEVEANTTAESDSDETTDDESNRTAEGDAYAGTHVGFDMQGDAITDYRVDGDQPFASVAVQSQSEAESETTLETGAELDAVTQLNGAALSVTTQTETSAQARTESDATVSAHDTRHGTLVVESGNESQYVEAELGASAEARTDGDRVVVETEDREGVFLVAGDGEVTVTGDGNVSAALSENATLAFRSYEEGERDESDEYEESLIAEGNAAVEATAEHRNGETATNAVTYGQETTANVSQSAENRVNVTVDRATHEGTVVMTTVSEEAVGSLEDLSVTIDGEAAAEVDSKSEVEGAIGSDETRYMVAQNAQAEGQATVYIGVNHFSERTATIQGATAEDGSTSDGDNSESNEENSEITSEDDTGDANGDSVPGFGAGIAVVAISTTGLLARVRN, from the coding sequence ATGAATCGTGGAGCCACACTACTGGTTGCACTGCTCGTGGTCGCGAGTACGGTGACGATGGCCGCGGCCGCCGGTGCAACGACGACGCAGGTAGAATCGGAGACAACCACTCAGACCGAAACCGAGGCGAATACGACCGCCGACGCCGACTCGGACGGCGAACTCGACTCGAGTACGCAGGTCGACTCGGAGACGAGTACTGACTCGAGTACGTCGAGGGAAATGGAGTCGACCGCCCACTCTGATTCGGAGACGAGCGTTGAGGGCGAGTCCGAGACGGAGACTGAGGGTGAGTCCGAAACGAGTGTTGAAGGCGAGTCCGAAACGTCCGTCGACATCGACTCGAATACGACCGCGGACGCGGAGTCGAAAACGTCCGTCGAGGCCGAGGCTGAGGCCGAAGTCGAGGCCAACACCACGGCCGAGTCGGACTCGGACGAGACGACTGACGACGAGTCGAACAGGACCGCAGAGGGTGACGCCTACGCGGGCACCCACGTCGGGTTCGACATGCAAGGCGACGCCATCACCGACTACCGCGTCGACGGCGACCAGCCGTTTGCGTCCGTCGCCGTCCAGTCCCAGAGCGAGGCCGAGTCCGAGACGACGCTTGAGACCGGTGCGGAGCTGGACGCGGTGACGCAGCTAAACGGCGCAGCATTGTCCGTGACGACGCAGACGGAGACGAGCGCGCAGGCCCGGACTGAAAGCGATGCGACGGTATCGGCCCACGATACCCGGCACGGCACGCTGGTCGTCGAAAGCGGCAACGAGTCCCAGTACGTCGAAGCCGAGCTCGGGGCCAGCGCTGAGGCCCGCACCGACGGCGACCGCGTCGTCGTCGAAACCGAGGACCGCGAGGGAGTCTTCCTTGTCGCCGGCGACGGCGAGGTGACCGTCACCGGCGACGGCAACGTGTCGGCGGCACTGAGCGAGAACGCGACGCTCGCGTTCCGTTCCTACGAGGAGGGCGAACGCGATGAGAGCGACGAATACGAGGAGTCGCTGATCGCTGAGGGCAACGCAGCCGTCGAAGCGACTGCCGAGCATCGCAACGGCGAGACAGCTACGAACGCCGTCACCTACGGTCAGGAGACCACCGCGAACGTGAGCCAGAGCGCCGAAAATCGCGTCAACGTCACCGTTGACCGCGCCACGCACGAGGGAACAGTCGTGATGACGACCGTCTCAGAAGAAGCCGTCGGCAGCCTCGAGGACCTGTCAGTAACAATCGACGGCGAGGCCGCGGCCGAAGTCGACTCGAAGAGCGAGGTCGAAGGCGCAATCGGCAGCGACGAGACCCGATACATGGTCGCACAGAACGCTCAGGCGGAGGGGCAGGCGACGGTCTACATCGGCGTCAACCACTTCTCCGAGCGGACGGCAACGATCCAGGGTGCGACCGCCGAGGATGGCAGTACGAGCGACGGAGATAATTCCGAGAGCAACGAGGAGAACAGCGAGATCACCAGCGAGGACGACACCGGTGACGCAAACGGCGACAGCGTTCCCGGCTTCGGCGCCGGCATTGCCGTCGTTGCGATCTCGACCACCGGACTGCTCGCTCGAGTCCGAAACTAG
- a CDS encoding GNAT family N-acetyltransferase → MTRDVRRATVDDVWAVHQVARESWHAAYDGILGPETVNDVVDEWYAIGDLESSITEASGRSDAAFLVATESLATSPGFDPDYYGFAHAVPWPEDSSVAFLARLYVRPDNWNEGIGTALLEDLETEFATEFDRLRLAVLATNDVGISFYESREFERIGTRESDLAAGLEEHVYEKSVSDSD, encoded by the coding sequence GTGACTCGAGACGTCCGACGAGCGACGGTCGACGACGTCTGGGCCGTCCACCAGGTCGCACGCGAGAGTTGGCACGCCGCCTACGACGGTATCCTCGGCCCCGAGACGGTCAACGACGTCGTCGACGAGTGGTACGCAATCGGTGACCTCGAGTCGTCGATTACGGAGGCGAGCGGCCGCAGTGACGCCGCGTTTCTCGTCGCAACGGAATCGCTTGCCACCAGTCCCGGGTTCGATCCCGACTACTACGGCTTTGCACACGCCGTCCCCTGGCCGGAGGACTCGTCGGTCGCGTTTCTCGCCCGTCTCTACGTTCGACCCGACAACTGGAACGAGGGGATCGGAACCGCGTTGCTCGAGGACCTCGAGACTGAGTTCGCGACGGAGTTCGATCGCCTCCGGTTGGCTGTCCTCGCCACCAACGATGTCGGCATTTCCTTCTACGAATCTCGAGAATTCGAACGCATCGGGACCCGAGAGTCCGATCTGGCGGCAGGGCTCGAGGAACACGTCTACGAGAAATCGGTTTCGGATTCTGACTAG
- a CDS encoding ribonuclease R family protein, with translation MSDDAQADAGTVEGQGPVEVSEDLARHLENKREELFEKFELRDEFPPEVLEEAKARTEGVTAEISDEIDERKDLRDLTTWTTDPIDAQDFDDAISIEERDDEYVLWVHIADVTHYVNPDTAMWDEAVERGNTVYLPGYTVHMLPPVLAETVCSLVANEDRLAHTVEMHLDKENLSYENIEIYKSVIQSDERLTYSQAENRLEDPDAPLHDENALVYDLAEQMHEQRKEDGSLVLNPSRDRAHTIIEECMLKANKAVTHVLMWNRGVSAMYRVHPQPSPDEWSEALREIQDLDGVSIPGSTWDDPRKAVNATLEEAPSRQLDKIQWAVMKVMPRARYMNDPFGGHHALNFEIYGHFTSPIRRLSDLINHWIVYQNDVPENLVELCDRASDKQKDAEQCEREYKTFLQEVGLDPMAVNNRGIEVVDDAEADKTL, from the coding sequence CCATCTCGAGAACAAGCGCGAGGAATTATTCGAGAAGTTCGAACTCCGCGACGAGTTCCCGCCCGAGGTCTTAGAGGAAGCCAAAGCCCGAACGGAGGGCGTGACGGCCGAAATCAGCGATGAGATCGACGAGCGGAAGGATCTGCGGGATCTGACGACCTGGACGACGGACCCGATCGACGCCCAGGACTTCGACGACGCAATTTCGATCGAGGAACGAGACGACGAGTACGTCCTCTGGGTACACATCGCCGACGTTACCCACTACGTCAACCCTGACACGGCGATGTGGGACGAGGCCGTCGAGCGCGGAAATACGGTCTATCTCCCCGGCTACACGGTCCACATGCTGCCGCCGGTACTCGCCGAGACGGTCTGTTCGCTAGTCGCCAACGAGGACCGGCTCGCCCACACCGTCGAGATGCACCTCGACAAGGAGAACTTGAGCTATGAGAACATCGAGATCTACAAGTCGGTCATCCAGTCCGACGAACGACTCACCTACTCGCAGGCCGAGAACCGCCTCGAGGACCCCGACGCGCCGCTCCACGACGAGAACGCGCTGGTCTACGACCTCGCCGAGCAGATGCACGAACAGCGCAAGGAGGACGGCTCGCTCGTCCTGAACCCGAGCCGCGACCGGGCCCACACCATCATCGAGGAGTGCATGCTGAAGGCCAACAAGGCCGTCACGCACGTACTCATGTGGAACCGCGGCGTCTCGGCCATGTACCGAGTTCACCCCCAGCCCAGCCCCGACGAGTGGTCCGAAGCGCTGCGAGAAATTCAGGATCTCGATGGCGTCTCGATCCCTGGCAGCACCTGGGACGACCCGCGGAAGGCCGTCAACGCGACGCTCGAGGAAGCGCCCAGCCGCCAACTGGACAAGATCCAGTGGGCGGTGATGAAGGTGATGCCCCGTGCGCGGTATATGAACGACCCCTTCGGCGGTCACCACGCGCTGAACTTCGAGATCTACGGCCACTTCACGAGCCCCATCCGGCGGCTCTCGGACCTGATCAACCACTGGATCGTCTACCAGAACGACGTTCCCGAGAACCTCGTTGAACTCTGCGACCGCGCCAGCGATAAGCAGAAAGACGCTGAGCAGTGCGAACGCGAGTACAAGACCTTCCTCCAAGAGGTCGGTCTCGATCCGATGGCGGTCAACAACCGCGGGATCGAAGTTGTCGACGACGCGGAAGCAGACAAAACGTTATAA